In the genome of Streptomyces pactum, one region contains:
- the radA gene encoding DNA repair protein RadA — MAARTSRSSAKDRPSYRCTECGWTTAKWIGRCPECQAWGTVEEFGAPAVRTTAPGRVTSAALPIGQVDGRQAAARGTGVDELDRVLGGGLVPGAVVLLAGEPGVGKSTLLLDVAAKAATEEHRTLYITGEESASQVRMRADRIGALSEHLYLAAETDLSAVLGHLDTVKPSLLVLDSVQTVASPEIDGAPGGMAQVREVAGALIRASKERGMSTLLVGHVTKDGAIAGPRLLEHLVDVVLHFEGDRHARLRLVRGVKNRYGATDEVGCFELHDEGITGLADPSGLFLTRRDEPVPGTCLTVTLEGRRPLVAEVQALTVDSQIPSPRRTTSGLETSRVSMMLAVLEQRGRISALGKRDIYSATVGGVRLSEPAADLAVALALASAAADTPLPKNLVAIGEVGLAGEVRRVTGVQRRLAEAARLGFTHALVPADPGKVPPGMRVTEVADIGEALRVLPRGRSAAKAPDGTPDGAPGGAAAGRVRRDAPRQEAGRR, encoded by the coding sequence ATGGCTGCCCGTACCTCCCGCTCGTCCGCCAAGGACCGGCCCTCCTACCGCTGCACCGAGTGCGGCTGGACCACCGCCAAGTGGATCGGTCGCTGCCCCGAGTGCCAGGCGTGGGGCACGGTCGAGGAGTTCGGTGCGCCCGCGGTGCGGACCACCGCGCCGGGCCGGGTCACCTCCGCCGCCCTCCCCATCGGCCAGGTGGACGGCCGGCAGGCCGCCGCCCGGGGCACCGGGGTGGACGAGCTGGACCGGGTGCTGGGCGGCGGGCTGGTCCCCGGCGCGGTGGTGCTGCTCGCCGGCGAGCCGGGAGTGGGCAAGTCCACCCTGCTGCTGGACGTGGCGGCGAAGGCGGCCACCGAGGAGCACCGCACCCTGTACATCACCGGCGAGGAGTCGGCGAGCCAGGTGCGGATGCGCGCGGACCGGATCGGCGCGCTCTCCGAGCACCTGTACCTCGCCGCGGAGACCGACCTGTCGGCGGTGCTGGGCCACCTGGACACGGTCAAGCCGTCGCTGCTGGTCCTGGACTCGGTGCAGACCGTGGCCTCGCCGGAGATCGACGGCGCGCCCGGCGGCATGGCCCAGGTGCGGGAGGTGGCCGGGGCGCTGATCCGGGCCTCCAAGGAGCGCGGCATGTCGACCCTGCTGGTGGGCCACGTCACCAAGGACGGCGCCATCGCCGGCCCGCGGCTGCTGGAGCACCTGGTGGACGTGGTGCTGCACTTCGAGGGCGACCGGCACGCCCGGCTGCGGCTGGTACGCGGCGTCAAGAACCGCTACGGGGCCACCGACGAGGTGGGCTGCTTCGAACTGCACGACGAGGGCATCACCGGACTCGCCGACCCCTCCGGGCTCTTCCTCACCCGGCGCGACGAGCCGGTGCCCGGGACCTGTCTGACGGTCACCCTGGAGGGCCGGCGCCCGCTGGTGGCCGAGGTGCAGGCGCTCACCGTGGACTCGCAGATCCCCTCGCCCCGCCGCACCACCTCCGGCCTGGAGACCTCCCGGGTGTCGATGATGCTCGCCGTGCTCGAGCAGCGCGGCCGGATCAGCGCGCTGGGCAAGCGGGACATCTACTCCGCCACCGTCGGCGGGGTGCGGCTCTCCGAGCCCGCCGCCGACCTGGCGGTGGCGCTCGCCCTGGCCAGCGCGGCCGCCGACACCCCGCTGCCGAAGAACCTGGTGGCCATCGGCGAGGTGGGGCTGGCGGGCGAGGTACGCCGGGTGACGGGGGTGCAGCGCCGGCTCGCCGAGGCCGCCCGGCTCGGCTTCACGCACGCGCTGGTGCCCGCCGATCCCGGCAAGGTACCGCCGGGTATGCGGGTGACGGAGGTCGCGGACATCGGGGAGGCGCTGCGGGTCCTGCCGCGCGGACGCTCCGCCGCGAAGGCCCCCGACGGCACCCCCGACGGAGCCCCCGGCGGCGCCGCCGCGGGACGCGTACGCCGGGACGCCCCACGACAGGAGGCCGGGCGCCGGTAG
- the disA gene encoding DNA integrity scanning diadenylate cyclase DisA, producing MAAGDRAAAPGKADGLMRASLSAVAPGTALRDGLERVLRGNTGGLIVLGMDKTVESLCTGGFVLDVEFSATRLRELCKLDGAMILDKDITKIVRAGVQLVPDASIPTEETGTRHRTAQRVSIQTGLPVISVSQSMRLIALYVDGERRVLEESAAILSRANQALATLERYKLRLDEVAGTLSALEIEDLVTVRDVTAVAQRLEMVRRIATEIAEYVVELGTDGRLLSLQLDELIAGVEPERELVIRDYVPEPTAARSTSGRGPQRTRTVAEALAELDRLSHPELLELPIVARALGYSGSPETLDSAVSPRGFRLLAKVPRLPGAIIERLVDHFGGLQKLLGASVDDLQAVDGVGEARARSVREGLSRLAESSILERYV from the coding sequence GTGGCAGCAGGCGACCGGGCGGCAGCCCCGGGCAAGGCCGACGGTCTGATGCGCGCCTCCCTGAGCGCGGTGGCCCCCGGAACCGCCCTGCGCGACGGCCTGGAGCGGGTCCTGCGCGGCAACACCGGCGGGCTGATCGTCCTGGGGATGGACAAGACCGTGGAGTCGCTGTGCACCGGCGGCTTCGTGCTGGACGTCGAGTTCAGCGCGACCCGGCTGCGCGAGCTGTGCAAGCTGGACGGCGCGATGATCCTGGACAAGGACATCACCAAGATCGTGCGGGCCGGTGTCCAGCTGGTCCCGGACGCGTCGATCCCCACCGAGGAGACCGGCACCCGGCACCGCACCGCCCAGCGGGTCTCCATCCAGACCGGCCTGCCGGTCATCTCGGTCAGCCAGTCGATGCGGCTGATCGCGCTCTACGTGGACGGGGAACGGCGGGTCCTGGAGGAGTCCGCGGCGATCCTCTCCCGCGCCAACCAGGCGCTGGCCACCCTGGAGCGGTACAAGCTCCGGCTGGACGAGGTGGCCGGCACCCTCTCCGCCCTGGAGATCGAGGACCTGGTCACCGTCCGGGACGTCACGGCGGTCGCCCAGCGCCTGGAGATGGTGCGGCGGATCGCCACCGAGATCGCCGAGTACGTGGTGGAGCTGGGCACCGACGGCCGTCTCCTCTCGCTCCAGCTGGACGAGTTGATCGCCGGTGTGGAGCCGGAGCGCGAGCTGGTGATCCGCGACTACGTGCCGGAGCCAACCGCCGCCCGCTCCACCTCGGGGCGCGGCCCGCAGCGCACCCGCACGGTGGCCGAGGCGCTCGCCGAGCTGGACCGGCTCAGCCACCCCGAGCTGCTGGAACTCCCCATCGTGGCCCGCGCGCTGGGCTACAGCGGCTCCCCCGAGACGCTGGACTCCGCCGTCTCGCCGCGCGGCTTCCGGCTGCTGGCGAAGGTGCCGCGGCTGCCGGGCGCCATCATCGAGCGGCTGGTGGACCACTTCGGCGGGCTGCAGAAGCTGCTCGGCGCGAGCGTGGACGACCTCCAGGCGGTGGACGGCGTCGGCGAGGCGCGGGCCCGCTCGGTCCGCGAGGGATTGTCCCGGCTCGCCGAGTCCTCGATCCTGGAACGCTACGTCTGA
- a CDS encoding phosphatase PAP2 family protein, which yields MTSSDLYRHITDLAHDSPGWVHSVAEIGTDAGLLVLLGMAVFLWWRARHRPAREMALALLVPVTTALAYGISEVAKTLVDEERPCRAVANAAPPIAACPEPGDWSFPSNHATLAAALAVGVVFVARRTAWPALVLAALLAFSRVFVGVHYPHDVLAGFGLGALVAAGGALLGAAPLAARVERVRRGAVPADGPAGSPHRRGRAADRPGRGGWTDRPARFLTGPGSGVGVGSRPGSGSGSGSGVGPRYGAGEESGSHYGAGAGSRPAPGSGSERIRGPGSSPVPGTRRRRTPGFRPPRDPAPPTSPAGPAERLSGTGAPTTPQGRGGGGSVGGSGP from the coding sequence ATGACGAGTAGTGACCTCTACCGCCACATCACGGACCTCGCCCACGACTCCCCGGGCTGGGTGCACAGCGTGGCCGAAATCGGTACCGACGCGGGCCTGCTGGTCCTGCTCGGGATGGCTGTTTTCCTCTGGTGGCGGGCCCGGCACCGTCCGGCCCGCGAGATGGCACTCGCGCTGCTGGTGCCGGTCACCACCGCCCTGGCGTACGGGATCAGCGAGGTGGCCAAGACCCTCGTGGACGAGGAGCGGCCGTGCCGTGCGGTCGCGAACGCCGCGCCGCCGATCGCCGCCTGTCCGGAACCGGGTGACTGGTCCTTCCCCAGCAACCACGCGACGCTCGCCGCCGCGCTGGCGGTCGGGGTGGTGTTCGTGGCCCGGCGCACCGCCTGGCCGGCGCTGGTCCTCGCCGCGCTGCTGGCGTTCTCCCGGGTCTTCGTCGGCGTGCACTACCCGCACGACGTGCTGGCGGGCTTCGGGCTGGGCGCCCTGGTCGCGGCCGGCGGTGCGCTGCTGGGCGCGGCGCCGCTGGCCGCCCGGGTCGAACGGGTCCGGCGGGGTGCGGTGCCCGCGGACGGTCCCGCCGGGTCGCCGCACCGCCGTGGCCGCGCCGCCGACCGGCCGGGCCGGGGCGGGTGGACGGACCGGCCGGCGCGCTTCCTGACCGGGCCGGGCTCCGGGGTCGGGGTCGGTTCGCGGCCCGGTTCCGGGTCCGGGTCCGGGTCCGGGGTCGGTCCGCGGTACGGGGCCGGGGAGGAGTCCGGTTCGCACTACGGGGCCGGGGCCGGTTCGCGGCCGGCGCCGGGGTCGGGTTCGGAGCGGATCCGGGGCCCGGGGTCGAGTCCGGTTCCGGGTACGCGGCGGCGCCGGACCCCAGGTTTCCGCCCCCCGCGGGACCCGGCACCACCCACCTCTCCGGCCGGCCCCGCTGAGCGGCTGAGCGGTACGGGCGCCCCCACGACGCCCCAGGGCCGGGGCGGGGGCGGCTCCGTCGGAGGATCCGGGCCGTGA
- a CDS encoding response regulator, translating into MLLADDEALVRAGVRAILAADPGIEVVAEAADGRAAVEAARAHRPDVALLDIRMPGLDGLAACEELARVAPETAVAMLTTFSEDAYVARALGGGATGFLLKSGDPYELLAGVRAVAGGGAFLSPAVARYVITRLGGERLARGAAARARTDALTPREREVLALVGAGLSNAEIGRRLHLVEGTVKGYVSAVLDRLGVGNRVQAAIVAHEAGLVAEPDPGTA; encoded by the coding sequence GTGCTGCTCGCCGATGACGAGGCGTTGGTGCGGGCCGGGGTGCGGGCCATCCTCGCCGCCGACCCGGGCATCGAGGTGGTGGCGGAGGCGGCCGACGGGCGGGCGGCGGTGGAGGCCGCACGGGCGCACCGGCCGGACGTCGCGCTGCTGGACATCCGGATGCCGGGACTGGACGGGCTGGCCGCCTGCGAGGAGCTGGCGCGGGTGGCGCCGGAGACCGCGGTGGCGATGCTCACCACCTTCTCCGAGGACGCCTATGTCGCCCGGGCGCTGGGCGGCGGCGCGACCGGCTTCCTGCTCAAGTCGGGTGACCCGTACGAACTGCTCGCGGGGGTACGGGCGGTCGCGGGCGGCGGAGCGTTCCTGTCACCCGCGGTGGCCCGGTACGTCATCACCCGGCTCGGCGGGGAGCGGCTCGCCCGGGGTGCGGCGGCACGCGCCCGGACCGATGCCCTCACCCCGCGCGAACGCGAGGTGCTCGCCCTGGTGGGCGCCGGACTGTCGAACGCCGAGATCGGGCGGCGGCTGCACCTGGTCGAGGGCACGGTCAAGGGCTATGTCAGCGCGGTGCTCGACCGGTTGGGGGTGGGCAACCGGGTGCAGGCGGCGATCGTGGCCCACGAGGCCGGACTGGTCGCCGAGCCGGACCCGGGCACGGCCTGA
- a CDS encoding sensor histidine kinase encodes MRRLGPVHLPLPDRRRPRVAREPGVREDTRAREEMRARLPEETGAPEETGAREEAGARGGPEDVPERGGAAGTANGSRPGRIRRRTGAAGTAGGTGAAGRVRRPGLLHRGGSGRHLGRRPRREGALRPVRWTRAEALRDVLLWLALAGPVLLGDRLARSVPVSWWQTAGGLLLLAAAVALSRRWPAPALLLVAGLSLATAPALFTVSYLPALSVLGYLAGRRETTARSALLAFTAIAAVGTVGVLGSVDVVIAWLVLIATLLFGAAFPWLVGRHRRQDRALVAAGWSRAAQLEREQWIIADRARLRERARIAQDMHDSLGHDLSLIALRAGALQVAPGLGAEHRAAARELRVAAAEATERLREIIGVLRDATAAPSAAPVAGPAREAAGPTVREGGTGPAPAPDTAPLTPVGESIEALVERAADSGLPVRLLRTAPPPAPYDDHSTGAPGTPPDRAAGPPAATEPVPGTGPATEPARGTASGAEPAPGTARGSGTPRTTTVHGTAGTTRPAGHAGPAGTGSGAGTGSGSAGAGPDAGTAGLAPMAERAAHRVVQESLTNAAKHAPGAEVTVTVEERTAPGPGGSGRAETVVRVVTAGAPGGPAGPDGAGSRASRDVAAGGPAGAAGPAGARPGTGLLGLRERVALVGGDFFAGPRDGGFEVVARLPHGPVDAAGPADPGGAPHAWPRAWEETAAGWAGAGGEPAGGAPGHPRAADGGPEPGAGAVREFARVRRATRRRLVRSVAVAGGLAAVVVAAAVGWYAYTRTHSVLEPRDYAALRIGQPYAEVERVLPDRVAPDPPRDRAPAAPPGARCRYYRADDELFVSVDHVRLCFRDGRLVAKDLVPGAGAPPRADRARTGTP; translated from the coding sequence GTTGCCGGAGGAGACGGGCGCGCCGGAGGAGACCGGCGCGCGGGAGGAAGCGGGCGCGCGGGGCGGGCCGGAGGACGTGCCGGAGCGCGGCGGGGCCGCGGGCACGGCGAACGGGTCCCGTCCCGGCCGCATCCGCCGCCGTACCGGTGCCGCCGGTACGGCCGGTGGCACCGGCGCCGCCGGGCGGGTCCGCCGCCCCGGCCTTCTCCACCGTGGTGGTTCCGGCCGTCACCTCGGCCGGCGGCCGCGCCGTGAGGGTGCCCTCCGCCCGGTCCGGTGGACCCGCGCGGAGGCGCTCCGGGACGTGCTGCTGTGGCTGGCGCTCGCCGGGCCGGTGCTGCTCGGCGACCGGCTGGCGCGGAGCGTGCCGGTGTCCTGGTGGCAGACGGCGGGCGGGCTGCTGCTGCTCGCCGCCGCCGTGGCACTGTCCCGGCGGTGGCCGGCCCCGGCGCTGCTGCTCGTCGCGGGGCTGAGCCTGGCCACCGCCCCCGCCCTGTTCACGGTCTCCTACCTCCCGGCGCTCTCGGTCCTCGGCTACCTGGCGGGCCGCCGGGAGACGACCGCCCGGTCGGCGCTGCTCGCCTTCACCGCGATCGCGGCGGTGGGGACGGTCGGCGTACTGGGCTCGGTGGACGTGGTGATCGCCTGGCTGGTGCTCATCGCCACGCTGCTCTTCGGCGCGGCCTTCCCCTGGCTCGTCGGCCGCCACCGCCGCCAGGACCGCGCCCTGGTGGCCGCCGGCTGGAGCCGCGCCGCCCAGCTGGAGCGGGAACAGTGGATCATCGCCGACCGGGCACGGCTGCGGGAACGGGCCCGGATCGCCCAGGACATGCACGACTCGCTCGGCCACGACCTCAGCCTCATCGCCCTGCGGGCGGGCGCGCTCCAGGTCGCTCCGGGACTGGGTGCCGAACACCGGGCGGCCGCGCGGGAACTGCGGGTGGCGGCGGCGGAGGCGACGGAACGCCTGCGGGAGATCATCGGCGTACTGCGCGACGCGACCGCGGCACCGTCCGCCGCCCCGGTCGCCGGACCCGCCCGGGAGGCCGCCGGCCCGACGGTCCGGGAAGGCGGCACGGGTCCCGCGCCGGCGCCGGACACCGCCCCGCTGACCCCGGTCGGCGAGAGCATCGAGGCGCTGGTGGAACGGGCGGCCGACTCCGGCCTCCCGGTCCGGCTGCTGCGTACCGCGCCGCCACCCGCCCCGTACGACGACCACTCCACCGGTGCCCCCGGCACGCCCCCGGACCGCGCCGCCGGCCCGCCCGCCGCGACGGAACCGGTTCCCGGCACGGGCCCCGCGACGGAACCGGCTCGCGGCACGGCTTCCGGAGCGGAACCGGCTCCCGGTACGGCCCGTGGCTCCGGCACGCCACGTACCACCACCGTCCACGGCACCGCCGGCACCACCCGTCCCGCGGGACATGCCGGCCCTGCCGGCACGGGCTCGGGCGCCGGCACGGGCTCGGGCTCCGCCGGCGCTGGCCCCGACGCCGGCACGGCCGGGCTCGCGCCGATGGCGGAGCGCGCCGCCCACCGGGTCGTCCAGGAGTCCCTCACCAACGCCGCCAAGCACGCGCCCGGTGCCGAGGTGACCGTGACCGTCGAGGAACGGACCGCCCCCGGGCCCGGCGGCTCCGGCCGGGCCGAGACGGTGGTACGGGTCGTGACCGCCGGCGCCCCCGGCGGCCCCGCCGGACCGGACGGGGCCGGTTCCAGGGCCTCGCGTGACGTGGCGGCCGGCGGGCCCGCCGGGGCGGCCGGCCCGGCGGGTGCCCGCCCGGGCACCGGGCTGCTGGGCCTGCGGGAACGGGTGGCCCTGGTGGGCGGGGACTTCTTCGCGGGGCCCCGGGACGGCGGGTTCGAGGTGGTGGCGCGGCTGCCGCACGGGCCGGTGGACGCCGCCGGGCCCGCGGACCCCGGAGGCGCGCCGCATGCCTGGCCCCGGGCGTGGGAGGAGACCGCCGCCGGATGGGCCGGGGCCGGCGGGGAACCGGCCGGCGGAGCACCCGGGCACCCCCGTGCCGCCGACGGCGGCCCGGAGCCGGGGGCCGGTGCGGTGCGGGAGTTCGCCCGGGTGCGCCGGGCCACCCGGCGCCGGCTGGTGCGGTCGGTCGCCGTGGCCGGCGGCCTGGCCGCCGTGGTGGTCGCGGCGGCGGTGGGCTGGTACGCCTACACCCGCACCCACTCCGTACTCGAACCCCGCGACTACGCGGCCCTCCGGATCGGTCAGCCCTACGCGGAGGTGGAGCGGGTGCTGCCGGACCGGGTCGCCCCCGACCCGCCGCGCGACCGTGCCCCCGCCGCGCCGCCCGGGGCACGCTGCCGCTACTACCGCGCCGACGACGAGCTCTTCGTCAGCGTGGACCACGTCCGGCTCTGCTTCCGGGACGGGAGGCTGGTCGCCAAGGACCTGGTGCCCGGGGCGGGCGCGCCGCCGAGGGCGGACCGGGCCCGGACGGGGACGCCGTGA